In the genome of Equus caballus isolate H_3958 breed thoroughbred chromosome 3, TB-T2T, whole genome shotgun sequence, the window catttaaagagaatAAACATGAAGGTTAATGACAAAAACTGGTTAGAGAAGAAAACCCAACTGGATTGGCATTAGATAAAGTCATATTGGAACCCCGATTTAGCCGCTTACGAGGTCAAGTCATTTAAACTCcgtgagtctcagtttcctcatctgtaaaatggggataataatgttTTCTGCTCACCTCACCCTCAAGGTTATGTGGATTCAATAAAACAATAGGTTGCTGGCATATTGTTGGTGAGCaacatttgtttaaatataaaactacGTTGGCCCAAAATAATGCTTCTCTCTGCAGTCTGATATACCTGGAGCATGTGAGTGAAAAATCCTAGTGGGAAACGGATGACATAGGAACCCAGGAGCCGGTGTCTGCTGTCAGGCAAGTGGCGTGTTGCTTGACGCCACGCTGCGGAAGATTGGAGGCCCCCGGGGAGCCTGTGGATGGGGACAGGCGGTCAGTCCCGGGCGCGGCCTCTGCCTGGACCTGGCTCCAGCGAGCCTGCACTGgcgcccccaccccgcccgccAGCTCGCGCAGTTCAAGCTGCGGGCTCGGAGGGCACCGAATGCAAACCCTCGTTTTAAAGGACTGGAAACAGTGGCCCAGAGAAGGCAGGTGACTTCGGTCAAAGTCATAGTTGTCTGAGAAATGAGTCCCGCGTGGCCTCCAGTTGCAGAGCAGCCTCTGGCACGCACCCTCGGGCCGCTCCGGGCACAGAAGGCGTTCTCCTCCCAGGAAGACGGAGGACTGCCGAGGGCGCAGGTGGAGAGCGGCGGGGACGCGGCGCGCGGTGGCCCCACCAGAAAATCTCGGCGGATTTGGGTCCCCGGGAGCGCGGGAGCGGGCGCAGCAGCTTAAGGCTCTCGCCTGAGAGCCTGGGTTCCCCGCTCTCCGGGACCCCCTTGgctctcccaccctcaccccacgcTCTGCCCGCGGCCCGTGGAAGCCTCACCGCCCAGCAGCGCCTCGGACCCGGGCTGTTCCGGGGCTGGGAGGGCGCGGCGCGTAGGGGGCGCGCGGGAACCAAACTGCGGACAAGAAAGAAGActtgggaagaaagaaacagaggaggagaagaagactaGGAAAGAGCAGGGCGAGGGGCCCGGGAGGAAGGCACAAGCGTGGATCGAGCCCCGCGCCGGGGCTCCCCGGCTCCGCCGattcccggggctggcccaggcCAGAGCGCGGCGCCAACTGAACGTCAGGCGGTGTCGGGCAGTCGCGGGGTTCCAGGAGCTCTTGGCCACACCTGGAGCAATTACCGTCAATGGGCTGGAAGGTGGGCCCCGGAGCGTCCGCGCCCCTGTGCCAGCCGATCTCCGGCCTTGCGCTACGCGAGGACATGCTGAGCCCTGGCCACACACACCCACTCACCGGCCTTGACTCTGCACGTACCCAGGGAAATCTCTGCATCCGTCCACCTCCGCTCACAGTCTCCTAGAGCCTTTTCATCCCCACCCAATCCCTATTAGGAGCAGCTTCTAGTTGTAGCTCTTGACCGGTGTGTTTATCCTCCGCCAACACCCAGctcctggccctgcctgcagcTGTTCACCAGACCTAAGGATCGAGTAACTGCAGCAGTTGCCCGAGATGACACGAACCTTTCTCGCTGTGCGCCTCCCGAAGACTCGTAATGCAGCCACTTTCTTACACTCCAGgcacgcaaaaaaaaaaaaaaaaaaaaaaatcccggACAACTCAAAATCACCGAACCGCATCTGTCCATCCTTTAAAATCCTCGGCCCAAGCCTGTGGCAAAGGACATATCCTACCGTTTGAAGGGGCAACTAAATGGTGGTTATTATTTTCAAGTAAGTCTTTGTATAGCCCCCAAACTTACTTTAATACTCGGTCACTCAACTTGCAAACATCTCTCCCTGTCCATGTGTCCGGAACTCACTCTATTATTTGTCACACCAAGTCCTAACCCCACAAATGGATAGCTGTCTGCAACACACGGTTCACACCTGCCCATCTCTCACTTTCTGGgcgatctgtgccaatctcctccTGCACTTGCCCCCAGAGAATAACGACAAATTGTCtagggtggtggggagggggtaaTTCGAAGAATAAGTAAAGAtcacagggaggaaggaaagaacccGCTTTCTTTTGAAACCTCGTAAGCATTCTGTTCTGTTGCCCTCCTGGCCTGAAGAGCGTCTCCTTCCTTACGATTGCTGGATACTGACACCAAATTTAAACAGCTTTCCCTCACAACTGATGTAACCTTAAATAGCTTTCAAGGGCAATGACCTCCTCAATCGTAAGTTTTTCCCCCCAATACACTACCAGATCTGCACTGTAGTGTACTGGGGATGCAAAAAACCATCATGTGGCTGAAATACTGGAAAGTACAGATGCTGCAAaggcccccccacacacacacactgagactGAAAACGGTAAACAGTGGGTGTATTTCAGTTTGCGGTGCAGAACAAGaaccaccaaaaagaaagaaacaatgggaaatgttatttattttagtgaCATCAAAAACACTAACCCCAGCAATTTACTAAGTTAAAATCACAGTTCTTTAAACTTACTTAATGGTTAaagctgtgtttttggtgttaGGTTAAACCCCTGGTAAAATTTATGGAAGATAGTAAAGTATATTACCtgagtaaattttttatttaaaaataaataacgtAAATGAGTAACAAATGTTTTGATATACCCATAATATTTCTGTTTCTTAGTTTGGCTCCTTCTATTACATAAAACAatgcatttcttatttttctaagagCATTTAATGTCGTCAGTTTGAGATCATTGCTATGGTAATTCCCAGATATCTTTTAAACAAACACATATCTTTTTCTAATCTTATTCCACTCACAAGtaacagaatatttaaagaacaaatagaaagtctttttctttcttcctggtgTAAAATTTAACAAACTCCAATTAAATTCAGTATTGACCACCCAGGGAAAAGATCATGCAATTTCCAGAAACTCTCCCAAAGATGCCTTCCAATTTCTCGTGTGACTTTGGTTCTAAGTGTAccgtctttttctttttaattcctctatAGAAATCGAATCAAATAAAATAcgatgagaaaacaaaaatattcctcGAATAATTTTAAGTAACTGATTATTTTAGCGAAAAGAATTAGCAGTGAGGAAGCCGCGAAATTGTAAGGGGGGAAAAAGCGCATTTTATTCTTCCTATCAATGAACCTTCCTAGAGAAAAAGACCACGCGCGCGATTTATGGAACAGCGTCATCTTGGATTTTCCCCTCAGATTCTGACGCAACGAAATAGCGTGTTTCATAAAAGCGGTGGAATAGGTGGATATGTCTGCAGAGGGAAGAAACGTGGTTTCTCGGGCAGCGAGTCTGGGTAAGTGAATCTCCCTGTTGCCGGAGGATGCTTCGAGGACCAGGCTTGGGAGTGAAGGAGTTAAGTCAGACCCTGACTTTCTCTGCTCAAAGTGCCCAGTTTTGTCTGTTGGAGTCAACGTCGCCTAGCTGGAGCCAGCCAATGGAAGGCTGGGAGCGCCCTGGACGGCCCAGGGAGGGGGCGTGGCTTGAGGCTGTCACTCAGCGGTGAGGAATGACACCCGAGCGGGAGGGGGTACCGTGGAACGCCGAGGAacgaaagagagaagaaacagataaaaccAGGGCAGGGGGTAAAAAGGTGCCCCGCGCCTCTCGGAATCCAGCGGCTGCTGTCGCCGCCGCCGCTGCGACCAGGGGTGGGCTCCGGAAGAGCCGACCcagcagggaagggagaagaaaagccaGGAGCGAAATCCTGCAGGCGAGGAAGAGACAGAGGCGCAAAGAAAAAGTGACTACGGCCGTGCGCCCCGGAGGCACTCAGGAGGGGACTGCAGCCGCGGAGGGGCCGCCGCTGATCCTCCCCCCACGTCCTCCCAGGGGCAGACCCCCGCCCGCCCCTAGGGGCGCGAGGCGATGAGATAATCCAGCTGAGCTGCGAAAGGAGAGCGTCTGGCGCTggattggggggagggggtctcCGGGCGGGGTGGGCCTCGGAAGTGGGGGTGAGGGTCGGCGCTGATCCTGGGCCAGAGGGGGGCGGGGGCTGCTGGGCCGCGCAGGAGAGGGCTGCAGGGGCCTCGCGCGCGGGACTCACTCGCGCTGCGGCGGCTCGCGCGCTCCGTCCAGCTCGGAGCTGCCCCGCGCCccagccgcccgcccgcccggccgcTTCGGCCCGCGGCTCAGATGGCTGTACGCGGCGCCAACACCTTGACGCCCTTCTCCATCCAGGCGATCCTCAACAAGAAAGAGGAGCGCGGCGGGCTACCTGCGCCGGAGGGGCGCCCGGTACTCGGGGGCACAGCGGTGGCAGTGGCTGCGCCGCCCGCTGTCTGCTGCTGGCGGCTTTTTGGGGAAACAGAGGCGGGTGTGCTGGGGGGCGCCGAAGACTCTCTACTGGCGTCGCCTGCCGGGACTAGAACGGCTGCGGGGCGGACCGCGGAGAGCCCTGGAGGCTGGGACTCGGACTCTGCGCTGAGCGAGGAGAACGAGGGCGGGCGGCGCTGCGCGGATGCGCCGGGGGCCAGCGGGACAGGCCGTGCGGGGGGGAACCTGGGCCTTGGCCAGCCGGTCTGCGAGCTGCCCGCCGCCAAGGAACTGGAGGAAGAAGCCGCGGGCCGAAGCGACAGCGAGATGTCGGCCAGCGTCTCAGGTCTGCTGAGGCTTCGCTGGGAAGGGGGCCGGGCTGAGGGGCTGGGCAAAAAGGGCAACCTCGCCGAGTGGGGTAGGTCTGCTGTGAGCACCCTGCGCCCTGGGGCCCGGGGGCTGGCCGAGACGCGAAGCGCTGCGCTCCAGCGCAGGCTGCTCTAATCCTCCGGGAACTGAGCCCGAGAGAGGACCAAGCAAGTCCTCAGCGCCCTGCGTCCTGGAGCGAGGCCTGAGACGTCCTGGGGCAGTGTACTCTAGACCGGACTGGAGAGAACCACTGCAGCCTGGCTTTGAGTCCCTTGTCAGTGCCTTCGGTTGTGTCTGTCTCCAAATCCCCCAAATCAGCCAAGAGACCTCGGGTAGCCAGTGCCCGGGCCctggcccagagaggagaggtgCTCCCGGCTGAAGGTCCCAGGGTCGGGCCCCTGAGCTCAAGGATAGGGAGTGAACTATACCTCCTAGTGGGCCGGAGGCCGAGGATCTGCCCAGCCCGGGCTTTGGGAGGAGGGCTTGTTCAGCTTTCCCAGATCCCAGGGCCGGGAAGGCTGCCCTGGGGTGAGCACTTAAGAACTGGAGGCAAACCCAGCGGCCAGCTGAAGGCAGAAGGGCTTGATTTAGGTCAGCCCAGACGCAGCCGAGAGAGGGACGTCCTCAGCCACAGGCCAGCTCGTCATTTGATCAGAAGACGCCTGTGCCTGCCCCAGTGGGGTGGACGCTTCTGTAGGCCTCACGCTGGTCCCAAGGAAACAGTATCTGCCACAAGCCAAACGCGGGACCTCTCTGCTAGGGTGTTGCAGGAGAACGGGGAGAGGCCCCCGAAGCTGGCGTCAGTTTAGTGTCCCAGGACTTCAAGCAGGGGCACCGCTCCCCTCTTTACCCCCAATCCCCAGCCCTCCTCTCATTTCCTTgcgaagagagagagagaagcccacCCAAGGCCTTGGCACCGCCTATTGCCACAGCCTTCGCAGCAATTCCAGATGGCTGGGGGTGGAAGACTCCGCATACTTCTTTTTCAGGATCTGTCCCCCCACCTTCGCTTTACGTGAGGCCGATGCGTGTGTGCTGAGACAATGCgtgtgtgcgagtgtgtgtgtgtgtgtgagagagagagagcatgaatGCGGGGAGGGGGTGAACCCAAGGAGGGAAAACGAAAAGCAATCTAGACCCCCCCAGGGTTCAGCTCTGAGAGCCGGGAAGGCTTTCGAGGATGCTCAGTCCCAGTGTCCCATGTTACTGAGGCGAACCttgggcccagagagggcagggagctAGATCTCTGCCGCACAGCATTTGATACAGCGGCTGAGTCCGTTGCCTGTATGGGACAGGCCTGGATGCCGGAAGCGAGTGGGACAGGGTTCTGAGACTTGTCTCCAGAACCCGCAGCCTCTAGGCCCTCCCAACCGCTCTTGTGGGATCAAAGCGTATTTCCGCCTGCCACTCTTTCCCCCACCCCCGCAGTTGAGGCAGGACCTCATTCCTCTGCGGCGCTGACAGTCTCTTATTTCTGTTCCCACTGGGCTCCGCAGGCGACCGCAGCCCGAGAGCCGAGGACGACGGTGTTGGCCCCGGAAGCGCACGCGTGTCCGCACTGTGCCCtggagccggcggcggcggcggcgggccggcgggcggcgcggaggaggaggaggagcccgCGGCGCCCAAGCCGCGCAAGAAGCGCTCGCGGGCCGCCTTCTCCCACGCGCAAGTCTTCGAGCTGGAGCGCCGCTTCAACCACCAGCGCTACCTGTCTGGGCCCGAGCGCGCAGATCTGGCCGCGTCGCTGAAGCTCACAGAGACGCAGGTGAAGATCTGGTTCCAGAACCGTCGCTACAAGACCAAGCGTCGGCAGATGGCTGCCGACCTGCTGGCCTCCGCACCCGCCGCCAAGAAGGTGGCGGTGAAAGTGCTGGTGCGCGACGACCAGAGACAGTATCTGCCTGGAGAGGTGCTGCGGCCACCCTCGCTGCTGCCACTGCAGCCCTCCTTTTATTATCCTTACTACTGCCTCCCTGGCTGGGCACTCTCCACGTGCGCAGCCGCCGCGGGCACCCAGTGAGCCGGCCTGGGGCGAGGCAGCGAATGATCCCCGCGCTCCAGCTCCAGACGGCCGCTGACGGCTATGCAGGTTGTGCTCTGTGCAGGGGCGCCCCGCCGAGGGGGCAAGTGGAGGCTGAAATCCAGCCCTGGCTCTGTTATCCGGGACGTGCGCCCTGGCAGCGGGACTGAGTCTGCCCAGAGGGGGCGCCTTTTTCTAGTTTGAACAGAGGCACCCTTATGGCCTAGGGGCCCTGCTCCCCGCTCACCTGCCTGGAAGCCCTTGGACATTATTTATTACCACAATGTTGGATTTGGATTGTGTCTGCCTGGGGATGGCGTTCCCCCGGAGCGGAGAGAACTCCTGGAAACCACATAGCCTGAATCCCCAGAATTTCAGGCCTGCCGGGAGCTTCGTGCGCTAGGCCACACGAGTTCATGGTATCCATGTTACCAATCTATGTGTATCTACATATCTGCTAGTTTTGGGAATTGCGTTTGTAACAAAGGGGTGCAGAACCCTGGCAACCCCAAGGAACCAGGCCATGGGTTGATTTGAACCGTGAGGGGTTTGGTTTTCGGCCCTCCGTCCCACCCCTCCCCGGCTTGAGAGCTCGGGTAGGGGCGCCCAACTGGGTGCTGAATGTAAGGAAGGGAGCCTCCGagcacagggcagggcaggggaccGGAATCTTCCCTCTCGGAGGTCCAGGGCCAGGAGCAACGGTGGGCCAGGGAG includes:
- the NKX3-2 gene encoding homeobox protein Nkx-3.2, which gives rise to MAVRGANTLTPFSIQAILNKKEERGGLPAPEGRPVLGGTAVAVAAPPAVCCWRLFGETEAGVLGGAEDSLLASPAGTRTAAGRTAESPGGWDSDSALSEENEGGRRCADAPGASGTGRAGGNLGLGQPVCELPAAKELEEEAAGRSDSEMSASVSGDRSPRAEDDGVGPGSARVSALCPGAGGGGGGPAGGAEEEEEPAAPKPRKKRSRAAFSHAQVFELERRFNHQRYLSGPERADLAASLKLTETQVKIWFQNRRYKTKRRQMAADLLASAPAAKKVAVKVLVRDDQRQYLPGEVLRPPSLLPLQPSFYYPYYCLPGWALSTCAAAAGTQ